ttttgttacatATTGCTCTATGTGTAAGTCGTATTAAGTCATTTTCgatctatcgtttctttcgctATGTGATAAAACGTTTATCATACGATAATACCCCCGGGAGAATTCCgctatttacttttaattcttagaaaaaattgatttttatattagattcaTATACATTACATTGTGTCAGTTGCAATGtattaaacattataataatgatgcaGGTTAATAATTCAGCCAAATGAATGCATATAAATGATATGTATCTAGATAgcataaaagttatatatattggactgtatatatgtatatatacatatatatatatatatgtatgtatatatatatgtatatatatatatacacacacacacagagacacatacaaacgtacacatatagatttaaagtattatatgtattgGACGTTTTACATCAAccaattttaatgaaaagtgCTAATGAAAACGATATCGttatctttcataaaattttaaagtacctcacgaatttttaattgatagaAATTGATTAAGAATGCGCGAAAGTTATTCTATCAGTTACATAAAAGAATATgaagaagataatgaaaaCTCAAAAATGCAACATgtagttaatatttttactttgttatctaaatgaaaatgatatatttgtttgcTAAAAACACGTAAACGAATTATTCCACCTTCTCCACCTTCTTGTTGTTAATCAACAGCGGTGGAAtgaacgaattattattttatataatatacgtgttTATGTACTgattaataaacatttcttcaaggttttatttatgataacTTAATAGAgactgtaaatatatatagatattacgtATTTGCGAAAATACACAATGTATAAAAATGCTGATAGGAGAAGATGTTAttggttttatattttttaattctactattttttttaacatagtCGTTATTTATAGGAAAAGCAGCATGGCGTCAAATATAgagcataattttttttcttttttttttttttttaagacatttttttatcatcattattattttattcgaaatagagtgaaattaattttatctcctATCTCGTTTATCATTCGATGGAATTTACGTGAAATTCTTTTCTGGGGAGTCTTGCAgaataatctttaaaatatgCATTTATTCAAATGAACAAACATTTTGattttaagtaataaaaatattataatttttgattaattttatgatttatttgaaGGAATTGTTTGGAAATtgggtttctttttttctttttttctttcttttttttttttactatgtAATCTCCCCCGGAAAGTTGCCTAGAATAAGTAGTCTTTAAGATGGAgtcttatatttattcatattattaatgatgttGTATAAGAGCGATAttgcaaaatgaaaatttaataatcactctttattattatcgccTTTATTATTAGTGCACTTTGTATTATgaataataggaaaaaaataattatttttttctatatatataaaggtgCTAAGTAATGAACTGAATTTAATGTGTTGAAACTGATTTGCTATATTTACGCActcataaatttcatatataattaattctatttttgcAATACACTTATACTTACATTTTAcaattagaatatttcttgTAAATATGTTGATCCATTATGAACTATTGTGTTCAAGATCTCGATATTACTACTTCAGTATTAGTAATATCTGTCCttagtaaatttataattacatacgGAATTTGCAAGGAATTTTgcgattttcgataaatatttaggATAACAagcgatacatatatatatatatattctcagaAACATTGTAATTACATAAACGCACTTTTCAAATATCATTGAAACAGTCATGATGTTGTGTGCAATGGATACACCAAATAGAAGAAGTTTAACGTTttgatattgataaataataaataaaagagtgtatataaatgataatacataaattaagATACCATGTATAGTTTTACAGAGTGtcatttcataagaaatagattatatattgattCCTTTGTAGTGCTGCAAACAAATGTGGTACTCGACTAAAAGCGATATAATGAATccatatatttgaaaaagtgTTTTCAAATGTCACCAGATAAAGCATTTAGACACGCATAATTTTTCATGTGAATGTTTATTGATGgtgttctttttgtttctctttctttttttctctcaacgatcgttgatatttttcatttcataaaGTGATAAATACAATTAGATAATGCTCTATTATTAAGTATTGTATGTTGTCAGATGTTGCATGTCGATATCGTATAATACTATGCCTTATTAGTTAATAACCGATCGATTTCTTCCCACAAAGATATGTggaactttttttaattttcaatttttaattacttttacatcatacgtttaataaatttagtttatttatttgatcgaaGTAAAGTTCGTGTGATGTATGTGTatcttattatctctttttttgattaaaagtCACACATTACATATACGATTGTatgattttttcgaataaaaataacagcGATCACTacggttttttctttctaaaatgttaattatacgattatttgtctcataataacattattttgtGAACACTCATCGAAGGCATAATTTGTTAAGTATAGAACAAAACTAATACGCATAACATTCTAAATAATAGTTTTTAAGAGAACGAGAATTATTTCTTCTGATGAAAGGGACGGATTGGTCACTTTCAAAAACCCAGTACAAGGCAGCATCACAATTTATAATATGCCATTCGATGAACACATGTCTCATTCTgtgtatattgtttattataaatataatagaaaatataataaagatcttatatataattgtctATAAAAATGCTATTCCTTTGgagtatatgaaaataatatatagcaCAAGtgttacataaaataatacttaccGTCGTTCGACGTAATTCGATGTTTTGGCACAACActtctttttgatttctttctttttctgttctattaaataatgttaaatcATCAATTTCGAAGTTTAAGAGAgcgttaactttttttttttctaatcccCCAGCACGGAATTGCTACCATGTCTTATTACGGTAGTTTATTAACATGATCGTGTTACAGTTGCTTATTACATGATACTCTTCGTATAACAGTTTAACAGAATAAAACTTAATTAGCTGTCCGTCACGTTAAcgtaaagaaatgaatatgGACGCGTGTATGATCGCTAATTGATCTTGATCACAATCGCGATAGATCTTTCactcatcctttttttcttttcacgaaaAATTCCAAGATTCTCGAGACGAGAGAGTCGTTGCctttaacaagaaaaaaaagggcaGAATCGATAAGAATTAGCCGAAgcataataaagataaaaatcgatctaaTATCCTGCCAATTCGGCGAACGTGGAGTCCATTTCGTCGGCGAGTGACTTGTATCTGTCCTTGTTGATACCAAGCTCGTCTGCAATAAGAATGGTCACGTTAgtgttacaattttatttccgAAGCGAACAAATTACTTGGATTAAAGATCATCGATTAAACTAccgtagatattttttctattttgtaagTAGTACCGATATTATCTCTACTTTGTTTTTTACCAGACCtgggtaaaatattttttttttaaataatcaacgactaatataatttgttttgatACATTTCGCCtcgtcaaattttttaatattaaatattttaatatcaaattttaccCAACTCTGTCGAGATGATTTCattctgatattttttatcaataaataatcagTTTGCTAATTATCTAACTATAGTAACGATCTACTACTGCGTAGtcgtttcaaaatataaaaagaacattcAGATCATtatgatactttttttctgaGCTGAAAAGATAGTAGACTTAagtcgaaaaataaataggtaTGTCAAAAAATCGAGCTTGAGCGAAAGCTTGAgtattatcgaatttatttagtCGGTGTTAGTTATTATTaggattagaaagaaaagaaatatggttttttattttagttacGATGCATATCTACccatacgaaatatatatatatatatatatttgtatatttatatatattattgcaatattacagaaataataaatatatatttatttcgcgtatggagattatttaaattatatattgatgaGATAGAAGAACAATgaaaaaacttgaaaaaaaaggcACAATACAGCAAGAGCTGGTGGTAAAAGTACCTGAAGTACGACGGTCCACCTTCGAGTAAAGTTgttaagctttttttttttttctattcttattaAGCTGTCAATTGTGTATGTAGTTTTATGCGCGTGAGcgtgtattaattaaaatatgatgcTGAAcgtaaattaaaatgtaaacgagaaaaaagagaaaagagagggacgagttaattcttctcttttcagcTGTTTCAAAGCACATGAAATCCAAGCAAAACTTTCCAAAATCGGACAAATTAGTAGAGAAAAATCatatggaaaggaaaaaaaaaaaaatgtatattttgtagtttgcaaataaatatctctaattgtaaaaaatcGATCTTAAAAAAACGATCCTGTCCAATTtcggaaaaaaggaaaaacattgCAAAAAGCGACAAATATTCATATTCACGAACGTACGAAAGACAGTGGAAGGAATTGAATAGAGTAAAGGGGTAGTGAGTAaatttaaagagagatagataaatatatataacgagtgtgagatttttttttgtttttagtaGCCAGAAAGCTCAGCGAACGTCTTGTCCAATTCTTCGCAAACTGTTTTGCGTTTGTCCTTCTCGTGATATAACACGTCTGcaataaaacaaatcaatTTGCATTCAAAGTTTCGTGAAGGAATCCATTAAATGGTTGttcatatttcttctttatattttcctgcttgaaaaatgttattatttattttaatcgaacgataaaagtaTACCATATGTTTCTCGagtaaatataatcaattcgAAGGACGATtcatcgtattattttatgaacgaAGCTCCTAATACGAGAATatgattttcaaacgaataaaaaagttaaaaaaaaaattattgctcCTTTAAAGTGTCTCTATAGAAATCTTTATTTGTCATAAAATAATTGCGAATTTATTGTAGATATCAAAAGTCTTGTATAGTCGGAAGCGAgtcaatgaaaatgataatagtaaaatcCGATTATGTCATAAATTGTGCTGCTTATATTTGCTAATAGATCGACGAgacagattttattttatttgttcggTAACTCTTAAAGCACTCATTGTCAATTTGCCAGATTATGTCACGCAAACCCAAGGGAATGCGTGTTTTGAACACGACTCTGAGAATGTATCAACGTgccaaataaaaagaaacttgttTCCCTTACGAAAATTATACTACCGAGTACGTCGAACTTACCCTCAAGCCTGTCAACTTCCTTCTGGAGTTTCTTCACCGTCTTCTCAGCAAATTCTGCTCGAGCTTCTGCTTCCTTCAGTTTAACGGTCAACGTTTTCAATTGACGTTTGAATTCTTCGACTCGTTGATTGGCCTAACGAGATGagagatcgataataaaaaatacaatataagtCGATAATACAAACTTTAAGGGACGATATAAGAGAATTACCTTTTCTTCGGATACCTCCAAAGATTTCAAACTGTTTCCGACGACTTTcaattcttcttctaattccatgatctttctaaaatatatgaaaaaataatatcgattttattttcaaagaaaattcattttccaaGATGTCCTGCTAATTAAATTCACCTGTTAATTAAgtaacaatgaaatatatcaaatatcagACGATCTAATTGATCGATTAAGTGATCTAGAATGtacgcaaaagaaaaaatagcgtttgaaattataatattcggAGTTTGGATTACATTCCATCGAAGATAATTTTCTAAGAGGATGTACTCACGCTTCGCCCGATTTGACACGATCTTCAGCGACTTCTAACTCGTCTTCAACGAAGGCCAGCTTGCGCGAAACTTCGTCCGATTTTCCATCAGCATCTTCGGCTAGAAGACGAGCCTCCTTAAGCTGATTCGTCAGCTGATCCATCCTTTCCTCATCCTGTTGAGCACGGTTCTCCAACACTTTGCACATACTGTCAAATTGCAGTaggaaatgataaaaacaaggaaaataaaggatattatttgttttataaagcACAATGAACGCGAGTTCtacaaaatcgatttatctggaaagcaatatttctttttttttcattttaattataagcAATTATGTCACCAAATAAGTAGGAATTAAGAAATTTGAGAAATAAAGTCTCTCCTCACCGGCTAGATTCATCAGCAGCTTGAGACGCTTCAGCAAGTTTGGCAGTCGCAGTGTTGAGACGTTCCTCGGATCTTTCTAGATCCTCTTCAATCAGCTGGACTTTCCTATTAAGAGCGGCGACCTCGGATTCGGCCTGAACAATACGATCGTACGCGAACGACATAGAAAAAATAGTTTCTCTGGAGCTTTTTTTAACTAAAGCAATCTGTTTTGTTTACGTTCGAGAGAAGATATCGGTTGGACCGAATCCAAAATGAATGAGACCAAGGACACGAATTTTTGAGATTCGATTTAACACGTTGTTCGAACTTGATCTTTAAAACATCTATATATAAGATCTCTTTCtaagaaattgttaaatatttcattggtaagattttttatatttatcgtgtTAAGTAAATGTCACCATAATGACAGGATCAAAAAGAGATTATTAACTGTTAGACATTAGAGATcgcaattaaatttttataacggataaaaatatattttttgattgataaattcacgaaaaaaattagaagaaagaacaCTCACATTGGTAAGAGACTTTTCACGTTCCTCGAGATCCTTATTAGCCTGCTCGAGATTTTGTTTGTTAGCTTCGAGATCGCCTTCGACCTGAGTGAGCTTTTTCGTAAGTTCCGCGACCTCCTCTAGGACCTTATCCGCGCGCATATTCGCCTCCTTCGCCTGCGCTTCGCAGGTATCGGCTTTGTCCTGCGCATTGTCCTTCTCAAGCTTCATCGCTTGCATTTTCTTCTTGATCGCGTCCATGATGGCGACCTTTTTCTTCCGACTTTCTTCACGAAACGATCAAGTTTTCTGCAAAAATCGTCAAAGTTTAGTTAGGGAcaaaggattttttttctctctcgagatACGGGAGGACGATGATAATCCAAGTTaatcaatttcaaaattatctcGTTTTAGCGTGCAAATGATTCGCGTTCCTAATCAAAATCACATTTCGCGAgcattttttcgttcgatcagAGGGAACGTTAAAGACGATCGAGCGTACACGCATGTACATACTTGTTTCGtgcgattaaatatttctgatCAACGATCCAAACTAATGAAATGAACAACAAAGGAAAAATTCTTACGTGACGCGCGACGAAGGTGACATATTTCAAAACGAAGTTATCGGATTTCAAGTCTTTCGAGCTTTCCACATTTCGAGGAGCTTTCGAAAGAACGCCGACATAATTTTTAGCTGTGTAATATGTATCCGATTGTGTGCGTTCGCGTGCACGGAAAAGAGCACATCAGGGTGTCCACGGAAATAGCATCTACAGCCGGATTCTATAAATACACGTGAAACGACGTCGATGGCGCGACGAGAAGAGGGCAAAACTAGCAGAATGTAAGCCAGAAGAACGAGCTTTACTTGGCTTCCCACCGACGACCGACATTCGATCTAACTGACGCTTATTAATAGCTTTTACGAAGCTTTTAGCAAGAATCCTGCGAATAATCGCGATACGATTTATTGTATGAacatttgtttccttttctctattatttattattttatttttgtcacttttttcttatcgatatcaCTTGCCTTATTATTCGGATAGCAAAAGTCACAAATAGAGATTTTTCATTACGCATCTTATCTTTATTCggatgatataaaaatcaacAAGTGGTCTTGGCTCTTAATCGATCATTAATAATCGACGACGTTCGATATCATCGATTTAGTAAATTTTCTAGCAAAGCTAATAACGTCAAATCTCAATGATTCATTAAGAAGTCATTTTTAAGACATTACGTTGCCCGTGTGCTAGAGAGAAGTATTAATATACTCCTCTGGAAAATCAAACGAGCACCTGATCGAATATGTCAAAATGACACTTGCGAAATATGCCGAGTGTTTCGAATTCTCAAACCATTTTTAACGCGAGAGAGGAAACCTAGCTTTCTTGAGAACGCGAGTTCTCACGGACGTTGTTCTGCCATTCgcgtttatttataaagatcCTCCTAAGAGTCTGGAAttagaaaatcttttcgtGAGTATTTCTAAGCATCGTTCTCCATCCAATCGCCGTTGTTACTGCTATCtcgacaattattattattgctagaCGTTGGCAAATATGCACATGCGAggattgttaaaataaataaacgaaaacgtgtttattgttatttaagcATTATGCATCAGATCGATAATACATATCGTTAGACGATATTAGAAATACTACTTACGACATATTGCACGTTATGTTACACGTCCAAAAGCAAATTCTCGTTCGTTAGTGTAgcagcatttttttttaacgatatttggCAGCGGTGTTAAAGGATCTCATGAAGATATCGGAGTTCCTCCTAAAGCAAATATTAGACGTCCTGTGAGACAATTCGGAGGCTTCGTGGCGTTTGctatgcaaataaaaaaagaagaaagagatggtcAATCGAACTCAAATACGTCGAAAAGCTTAGCATGCAAGGATGGcgtttaaaaaatgatcgCTCGTCGAGATTTTCAACGTCTTGACATTTTTTGCCATGATAatcaagaggaagaaagagagaaagaaagggagagacagagTTTCCCTCGAGCGGTTGAAAATAGCATGCAAGCGGAACCATCGAATGCTAGCAACCGATTTATTTTCGTCGCAAAGTGTGAATCACGAAATTTTATCCACTGCTGGATAATCTATCCTTTGATAATTCGTTGGCGTAACTTAAGTCTTAACGACTTAAcgacttttattttcactttttcttttagcagatagatagaaacttttaatctctcttctaatctctttctatcaattcgaacgaattaaaagTCGGTTGGCTGAGCAAGCTTAGTTAATTCTACTTACAAGCATCCTCGATAGCAACGCGTTCTTGTTAAGTGTCTTTTCCCAAAAAAACACAAAAGCACCTGCAAGCTTAAGCGTagtcattctctcttttttttttctcttgttagTCGCCGTGGTACTTGCATCTTCATCGATtcacgaattttttctttttcgttttattatttatttatttatttatttatctatttttttttttttgatagcaGACCAAACAATACTCCTTTTCACGTGTGTCCTCTTTTTCTCGGCACTCGCGTTCATcatcgataaagaagaagatagatatGTGAAAATATCGGAATAAGAAAACAGAAGGGATACACTTGGACGACCAATGTTGatgaagaacgaagaagaagaagaaatagaagaagtagaagtagtagtagtagtagtagtagtagtagaagaagaagaagaaggaagagaagatggTTTTCTTCGTCGATGACATCTCTTCGATTCGAGTTGACGAACTTACAACAGGAACTTACCTAACTCGAGCGAGCTGAACGGCACGAGTTGAGCGTCTGAGAGAACCGGGAAAGCTAGCCCTCGAAAATTACGAACAGAAGGATACGAATACGTTGGATCTGATTGGTGGGGGAGCCCCAAAAATGGCCCGTCACGAAAACTTACGTCGGGGGTGGGGCCCCGACGTTTATTTTCTGCTCTTACAACGTCCACACGAAaatttctcgttctctcaccTTTCCGACAAGATCAAATCTTCGTTactgaattttttctttgcattttctctctctctctctctctctctctctctctctttctcttcgttgattcatttttctattttgttttaaaaatatctcgaacgattaaaatcaTATCAGTTTTGCTGAATAGAGTAAATAACGAAGTTCGCAAggaaatataattgttattgtaAATTGATCTATTGAAATTTAAGAACGACACTCAAGATTCGAATTTATTGTCTAACCATCGGCCACGTTTATCTTTTACCACTGCCatctaaatacatatacgCCTTTATCATTGTATAACGATACTACTACTAAAAAATTGGCCAAATTTCAAGATCCCTGAAagattgtataaatatttgaagattcaatcgcctttttttttacgttctctatattgtttcgttaaaataatcaGGTGAATGTAGTGCCCTGTATACAGTCGACTTGGCaaatttacgatcgtttaACTCTTTCAATCTTCTTCATTGGCTTTTGCTCTGTTCGAGTAGATTGTAAACCGAGTATGAAATTTTTAGtagttattttaaaaagaagaagttgaattaataaaacgatcatttttatatggttatttgtatatgtgtaataacTAAAATTATTTGACGTTATTAACGTTAACGAATAAATCAGGATTAAAATTTTGTCTGATACTTGCGAGattcttatatatctatatacaattgtacgtatatatatatatatatacatacacatacacgtaagTAGTTTTTCAGTTATGTTAAATTCGTCTTTCTTATTGTTTATTGCGCTTTTTGAAGAACATTATATGCCGAGTAAGAGGTTTTGATTaactgtaattaaaaaattgtccgagtttaataaaaagttcTATTAATCGTACATAGAATCGTACTTACGTTCATAAAGGTATCGAGATTTACTGTAATAAAATATCCGCTAACAAATTCGATGGGATTTGCCGCACGTTGCATCATTATTACAATCATTTTTTGCGAACTATTGTCTAACGACGTCCAGTTTGACTCGGCAAATGCAACAGCAATGTGAAtactctgaaaaaaaaaaaatggaaaaatatttacgtcTTTATTGTTTACAATCTTAAGTTCCAACTCGATCCTTTCAGTCGAATCATATTTAGCATCACTTACTGAATTAACGAACCTTCAATTTCACTTCATTGCCGTACCaacagaaaatataaatttggaCCAACAAAGT
The window above is part of the Vespula pensylvanica isolate Volc-1 chromosome 16, ASM1446617v1, whole genome shotgun sequence genome. Proteins encoded here:
- the LOC122634916 gene encoding tropomyosin-1 encodes the protein MDAIKKKMQAMKLEKDNAQDKADTCEAQAKEANMRADKVLEEVAELTKKLTQVEGDLEANKQNLEQANKDLEEREKSLTNAESEVAALNRKVQLIEEDLERSEERLNTATAKLAEASQAADESSRMCKVLENRAQQDEERMDQLTNQLKEARLLAEDADGKSDEVSRKLAFVEDELEVAEDRVKSGEAKIMELEEELKVVGNSLKSLEVSEEKANQRVEEFKRQLKTLTVKLKEAEARAEFAEKTVKKLQKEVDRLEDELGINKDRYKSLADEMDSTFAELAGY